Below is a genomic region from Paraburkholderia phenazinium.
CTAGCCGCACGATCTTGATGGTCAAGCTTCGTAGTTTCATGGTTCCGCCAGTTTTACAGAGAGGTGCGCGCGCACCGGCCCACCCGTTGGATGCAGCGCGATGCGTAACCGCGAGAGGACATCAGCGTCGTTAATGGTGTGCGTAGACCGTCTTGTTGAGGTAGGCGAGTTGCCCATCCTGCTCGGCATGCACGAGTTCCTGATAAACCTCGGCGCGCGTCTTGCCGGCGACCGGCTGACCGTACGGCGCCACCCATTGGCCGTCTTGCGGCTGTTGCTGAGCGACCGTCATGGCGCTGCTGGAATCGCTAGCGGGAGCGCCGTTTGGCGAGGAGGTCGTTTGCGCAAACGCTGCGCTGGTTACGAATACGCCGGCTAATGCGGCGAGCGTCATGAGTTTCATCGTTTCATCTCCATGCGTATATGGCTTTAAGCGGCCCGGCGATACAACGTAGGTGTGCTGCGCCTGTTGCTGCGTTTGCTGCTGAA
It encodes:
- a CDS encoding DUF4148 domain-containing protein, giving the protein MKLMTLAALAGVFVTSAAFAQTTSSPNGAPASDSSSAMTVAQQQPQDGQWVAPYGQPVAGKTRAEVYQELVHAEQDGQLAYLNKTVYAHH